One part of the Mariniblastus fucicola genome encodes these proteins:
- a CDS encoding M48 family metalloprotease codes for MSTNYAYRNSDTRPRKQSIGIPVRFLIAGAIALFSVISYFSMGDENPITGETQRVAMSPDEEIALGLQAAPEMAQQHGGLHPDQQAQQHVDDIGSKLLVAVQKVVRKNNGENPFKFDFHLLADDKTVNAFALPGGQVFITAALYNRLETEGQLAGVIGHEIGHVLMRHGAQRMAKQKLTQGLVSATGVAGGGQQSAQMAAAVANMVNMKYGRDDELESDKWGVELCVEAGYDPRAMIQVMSILEDASGGGGPPEMMSTHPKPANRQAYIKDVIDTVYPNGLPTGLRP; via the coding sequence GTCCGGTTTCTGATTGCCGGGGCGATTGCTCTGTTCTCTGTGATTTCCTATTTTTCCATGGGTGACGAAAACCCGATCACCGGAGAAACTCAACGAGTCGCGATGTCGCCAGATGAAGAAATCGCCTTGGGCTTGCAGGCTGCACCAGAAATGGCGCAGCAGCACGGTGGCCTGCATCCTGATCAACAAGCTCAACAACACGTCGATGACATTGGAAGTAAATTGCTGGTTGCGGTTCAAAAAGTCGTCCGAAAGAACAATGGTGAGAATCCGTTCAAGTTCGACTTTCACCTTTTGGCTGACGACAAAACGGTTAACGCGTTTGCATTGCCGGGAGGACAGGTCTTTATCACTGCGGCACTCTACAATCGACTTGAAACGGAGGGGCAACTGGCTGGTGTGATTGGCCACGAGATTGGCCATGTACTGATGCGGCACGGTGCACAGAGAATGGCCAAGCAGAAGTTGACACAGGGCCTTGTTAGCGCGACTGGCGTTGCAGGGGGTGGTCAGCAATCGGCTCAAATGGCTGCAGCCGTCGCCAACATGGTGAACATGAAGTACGGTCGCGACGATGAACTTGAGTCAGACAAGTGGGGTGTCGAACTCTGCGTTGAAGCTGGCTATGACCCGAGAGCCATGATTCAGGTTATGAGCATCCTTGAGGACGCCAGCGGAGGCGGAGGGCCGCCGGAGATGATGAGCACGCATCCTAAACCAGCGAATCGACAAGCTTATATCAAAGACGTTATCGACACCGTCTACCCAAACGGTTTACCGACTGGTCTTCGACCTTAA